The genome window ATGATGCGGCGCGAGCTCCGCCGGTGCCGAAGCGGCTTCCAGCGTCCGGCCGGTCATTCCGGCGAGAGAGAGGGCCGCGGCGGCGCTGCCGAAACGCTGGAGGCAGGTGCGTCGGGTCGTGCTGGAACGAGTCTTCATCAGAGCGACTTCCGAAAACGTGTGGTCTGTTGCAGAGGCAGGATTCGCCGGCGGTCGTTGACGTTCGCGGCTCGGCAGGAGCCTCGCCCTCCCGGGCGGGAGCCTTGCCCCACAGGGGCCGGTCAGTCGAGCATCCGGAAGGAGGAGGAGGCGAAGATTGCGTGGACGAGCTCTCTCCACGCCTCACGGGCCTTCGCATCGGTCAGCGAATCGAGGCCGGCCCGGTCGACGAACTTCTGGGCGATCGTTGCCTCCTCGATCGTCGGGGGACGGCCGAGGGTGAACCGGTAAAGCTGGTCGATCCGCTCGCTGACGGTCGAGAGGTCATCCTTCAGGGCCCGGTCGACGACCCGCTGGGACTGAGCCGCCACGAACTCGCCGTTCAGCATCCACAGCGCCTGGGCCGGGACGTTCGTCTCCGACCGCTGGCCGGTCACGAAATCGGGATCGGCAAAATCGAAGACCCGCAGCAGCGAGGGGAGCTCCGTCCGGATCACGGGGGTGTAGACCGTCCGGACGTTCCCCTCGGACTGCGAATAGCCGCCGTCGTCCGCCCGGTTGACGGTCACGAGCGTTCCCAGGCCGCTGACGGCGGAATCCGACTGGCGGCTGTCGAGCTGCTGCCCGGCGGACAGCATGGCGTCCCGGATCGCCTCGGCCGGGACTCGCTTGCGGTGGGCCCTCCAGAGGAGCTTGTTCTCAGGGTCCGCCGACCAGCTTCGCTCTTCATAGGCGCTCGAGAGCTGATAGACGTGGCTGAGGACGATCTTGCGGACGAGCCACTTCGTCGACCAGTCGTGCGCGACGAACTCCACCGCGAGCTGATCGAGCAGTTCCGGGTGCGTCGGCCGGTCTCCCAGCATGCCGAAGTTGTCGACGCTCCGGACGAGTCCCGCCCCCAGGAGGGCGTGCCAGACGCGGTTCACGTAGACGCGGGCGGTCAGCGGATTGCGGGAGTCCGCCACCCAGCGCGCGAGAGCCAGCCGGCCGCTCTCGTCGGCCGCGATCGCGGGGGGCTCATCGAACATGGCGACCTGCAGGAACCCGCGGGCCACCTTGGGGCCGAGCATGTTCGTCTCGCCCCGGATGCAGATATTGCAGTCCCCCTTCTGGGGAGCGTCGTTCACCGCCAGGGCGACCGGCGCGGGGGGCGGAGCGGATTCGGTGAGCGCCTTGAGCTCCTGCTTGAGCTGCTCGAGGTCCTTCTGAGCCTCTTTGGCCATCGCGCCTGAGGCGGGCTTCTCGCCATCCTTGGACGCCACCGCCATCTGCAGCTCCTTCTTCGGGACGAACTGGACCGCGTCGACGATGACGTATCCGTCGGTTCCGGCGTTGGAGATCGTGACTTCGGCCGGCTTGTCGGCGTTGAACTCGAAGATCCCGATCGGCCGCAGGAGTTTTTCGAGCGGGGCGACCTGGGACTGGTCGACGGTGACCACCGATTCGCCCGCGGAATGGACCACCGTCACGGGGACGTTCGTCGCCCGGCCGTTGCTCCCCGGATAGGAGATGCGGACTTCGTATTCACCGTCGGCCGGAAGGTTCGTGCGGAAGGTGACCCGCTTCTGCCCCTTGTCGAGCTTGTCGTCGTGGATGTACCCCTTGCCGACGAACTCCTTCGAATGGACGGAGGCTTTCCACTGCCCGACGACCTCGGCCTGCGTGTCGTCGACCGTGATGCCCTGCTCCAGGTAGCTCGTCAGCGACGCGGAGGACTTCTGCTTCTTGAGGGTCTCCTCCGCCGCCTTGATCCGGTTCTTGAGCTCCTTCGACTTCTCCTCATAGACCTTGAGGGCGGCGGCGTGCTCGGGTTCGATCGGGAGGGGCTGGCGGACCCAGTTCGAGACATACTTCTGAATCTCTCCGTCGAGCACCTGCGTGCTGCGGAAGATTCCGGCGAGGGCGTAATAGTCCTTCGTCGGGATCGGGTCGAACTTGTGGTCGTGGCAGCGGGCGCAGCCGAGGGTCATCCCCAGGAAAGCGCTGCCGACCGCCGAGACCTGCTCGTCCACGACGTCCATCCGCAGCTTTTCCTTGTCCCGCTCGCTCAGCATCTTGGTCCCGAGCATCAGGAACCCGGTCGCCACGGTCTGCCGCTCGCGGGCCGCCTTGTCAGCCGCCGGCAGAAGGTCGCCCGCGATCTGCTCGACGATCAGTTCGCTGAACGGGCGGTCGGCGTTGTAGGCGTTGATGATGTAGTTGCGGTAACGCCAGGCCTCGTGGAACGTGGCGTTGAAGTCGCCGCCGTTGGAGTCGGCGTAGCGAGCGACGTCGAGCCAGTGCCGGCCCCAGTGCTCGCCGAACTGCGGCGACCGGAGGAGATGGTCGACGTACCGCTCGACCGCCTGGGGGTCCTCGCTGTCGAGGAAGGTCTTGAGGTCCTGGTCGGTCGGCGGCAGGCCGACGAGGTCGAACGAGATCCGCCGCAGCAACGTCGCGCGGTCGGCATCGGGCTGCGGCGCGACTCCCTTCGCTTCCTGCTGGTTGAGGACGAACCGGTCGATCCAGGTCTTCGGCCAGTCGGCGTTCTTCACCTCGGGGAGGACATGCGACTCGGCGGGCTGGAAGGCCCAGAACGAGCGGCCGGCTTCAATGTCGAGCCCTGCCTTGGCCGTCGGCCGGGTGACCGATTCCGTCCGCGGGTCGGGGGCCCCCATCGAGATCCAGCGCTCGAAGTCCTTGAGGACATCCTCAGGCAGCTTGCCGGAGGGGGGCATCTCATAGTTTTCGTACCGCAGCGCCTGCAGCAGCACGCTGTCTTCCGGCTTCCCCGGGAACAGCGAGGGACCGCTGTCCCCCCCCGTCTTGAGCCCTTCCGCGGTGTCGACGAGCAGCCCCCCCTTGAGGGACTTCGATTCCGCGGAGTGACACTCGTAGCAGTGCTTGATCAGGATCGGGCGGATCTTCGCTTCAAAGAACTGAACGCCCGCGGGATCCGCGGCCCAGGCGGGTGCGGAGAGCAGGGCGATGATGGCGATCAGTCGTATCGTGCGCAAACGACATCCTCCCGACCCGGAGACCCACGAATCAACGCCCCAGCATACGACAGCCCGTATCGGCCCCGAAATGGAAAGTGGGAGAATTTTTCCGCGTCGCCGGGAGTGACCGCCGGAATCGCGCCGGCTCCTCCTTCCGGCAGAACCGAACGGGTCCGGGTCAGGCGTTCGAGCGAGCGGGCCGACTGAGACCTCCGACCGCTTCCATCCTCGTCAGGGCTCACATTGAACGCCCTCCTCGATCGTCCCCCCGTAGGCAGTCCGCCGCTTCCAGATATGCAGCAGGGCGTCGGCGATGGCGAGCAGCACCGGTCCGAGGATGATCCCCGAGGCCCCGAACTGCGCCAGGCCGCCGAGAATGGCGAAGAACACGAGCAGGGTGTGGAACCGAAGGCGTTTCCCGACGAGAAACGGGTTCAGGAAATTGTCGATCAGGCCGATCGCCAGCAGCCCCCACGCCGTCAGGATCGCGGCCCGGCCGAGGTCGCCTTGAATGGCGAGGTAGGCCGCCGTCGGGGCCCAGATGACGAACGTTCCGAGCATCGGAACAACTGCCAGCAGTCCCATGA of Planctomyces sp. SH-PL14 contains these proteins:
- a CDS encoding DUF1553 domain-containing protein — its product is MRTIRLIAIIALLSAPAWAADPAGVQFFEAKIRPILIKHCYECHSAESKSLKGGLLVDTAEGLKTGGDSGPSLFPGKPEDSVLLQALRYENYEMPPSGKLPEDVLKDFERWISMGAPDPRTESVTRPTAKAGLDIEAGRSFWAFQPAESHVLPEVKNADWPKTWIDRFVLNQQEAKGVAPQPDADRATLLRRISFDLVGLPPTDQDLKTFLDSEDPQAVERYVDHLLRSPQFGEHWGRHWLDVARYADSNGGDFNATFHEAWRYRNYIINAYNADRPFSELIVEQIAGDLLPAADKAARERQTVATGFLMLGTKMLSERDKEKLRMDVVDEQVSAVGSAFLGMTLGCARCHDHKFDPIPTKDYYALAGIFRSTQVLDGEIQKYVSNWVRQPLPIEPEHAAALKVYEEKSKELKNRIKAAEETLKKQKSSASLTSYLEQGITVDDTQAEVVGQWKASVHSKEFVGKGYIHDDKLDKGQKRVTFRTNLPADGEYEVRISYPGSNGRATNVPVTVVHSAGESVVTVDQSQVAPLEKLLRPIGIFEFNADKPAEVTISNAGTDGYVIVDAVQFVPKKELQMAVASKDGEKPASGAMAKEAQKDLEQLKQELKALTESAPPPAPVALAVNDAPQKGDCNICIRGETNMLGPKVARGFLQVAMFDEPPAIAADESGRLALARWVADSRNPLTARVYVNRVWHALLGAGLVRSVDNFGMLGDRPTHPELLDQLAVEFVAHDWSTKWLVRKIVLSHVYQLSSAYEERSWSADPENKLLWRAHRKRVPAEAIRDAMLSAGQQLDSRQSDSAVSGLGTLVTVNRADDGGYSQSEGNVRTVYTPVIRTELPSLLRVFDFADPDFVTGQRSETNVPAQALWMLNGEFVAAQSQRVVDRALKDDLSTVSERIDQLYRFTLGRPPTIEEATIAQKFVDRAGLDSLTDAKAREAWRELVHAIFASSSFRMLD